In one window of Pseudobdellovibrionaceae bacterium DNA:
- a CDS encoding response regulator, whose amino-acid sequence MVYVIEDESDIAELIRFNLSLEGFRVQTFGSGEEGLMAVENDPPDLLVLDLMLPGIGGFDICRRLKDRPNTKDLPIIMVTAKGEETDVIRGLELGASDYITKPFSPKVLVARVKANLRDFTTQNANAQTSIVERHGIKIHPGRHEVVYGGSPVQLTHSEFQILHFLMKKPGWVFTRGQIVDAIRGENYAVTDRSIDFQMVGLRKKLGDAGDHIETVRGVGYRFSE is encoded by the coding sequence ATGGTCTATGTCATCGAGGACGAATCCGATATTGCTGAACTTATCCGATTCAACCTCAGTCTTGAGGGTTTTCGGGTTCAAACATTTGGATCAGGAGAAGAGGGTCTAATGGCGGTGGAAAATGATCCTCCAGACCTCCTTGTTTTAGATCTTATGTTACCCGGAATTGGTGGTTTTGACATATGCCGGCGCCTAAAAGATCGGCCTAACACAAAGGACCTCCCCATCATTATGGTAACTGCAAAAGGCGAAGAAACCGACGTGATCCGCGGCCTTGAATTGGGGGCCAGTGATTACATCACAAAACCCTTTAGCCCGAAAGTGCTTGTGGCAAGGGTTAAAGCCAATCTTCGCGACTTCACCACCCAAAATGCCAACGCCCAAACCAGCATTGTGGAGCGCCATGGAATCAAAATTCATCCAGGCCGGCACGAAGTGGTTTACGGCGGCAGCCCAGTTCAACTCACCCATTCTGAATTTCAGATTTTGCACTTTTTAATGAAAAAGCCCGGTTGGGTGTTCACCAGAGGACAAATTGTAGACGCTATCCGAGGCGAAAACTATGCGGTCACAGATCGATCTATTGATTTTCAGATGGTGGGACTGCGAAAGAAGCTTGGCGACGCAGGTGATCACATTGAAACCGTGCGAGGTGTGGGGTATCGCTTTAGTGAATAG
- a CDS encoding PilZ domain-containing protein — MPLFSIITNAFLVKVSPLMYFNALIEVKAGWELIEFFALFPIAGISIFLMKKWSYPVFLAVMGWTLFSNIAIYMRDYQGVMSPWVIVGFTLINVLFVSYYLLPAVRQIYFNRQLRWWESQPRFVIDFSATVETGGQTEPCTLRDISEGGAFIETTRKLTTGDTITLKMPLFGVELPVEGTVVHTGNAGFGIRFTTNAQTCTTLRRLLGVFRAMGFELRHAPEPQLASFLTWLRGAFSGKGLLPETK; from the coding sequence ATGCCATTATTTAGCATCATAACCAATGCCTTTCTCGTTAAAGTGTCGCCTTTGATGTACTTTAACGCCCTCATTGAGGTGAAGGCAGGATGGGAGCTTATAGAGTTTTTTGCTCTGTTCCCTATCGCAGGCATCTCTATTTTCTTGATGAAGAAATGGAGCTACCCCGTATTTCTTGCGGTGATGGGGTGGACACTTTTTTCTAACATTGCCATTTACATGCGTGACTACCAGGGCGTGATGTCGCCATGGGTGATCGTTGGATTCACTTTGATCAATGTATTGTTTGTCAGCTACTACTTACTACCTGCAGTGAGACAGATCTATTTTAATAGACAGCTTCGCTGGTGGGAGTCACAGCCTCGATTTGTGATTGATTTTTCTGCCACGGTTGAGACGGGTGGCCAAACTGAGCCTTGCACCCTTCGTGATATTTCAGAAGGCGGCGCCTTTATCGAAACCACCCGAAAACTGACTACTGGTGATACTATCACATTGAAAATGCCACTTTTTGGAGTGGAGTTGCCAGTAGAGGGTACTGTAGTGCATACGGGCAATGCGGGTTTTGGAATCCGATTCACTACCAATGCACAGACTTGCACCACTTTGCGCCGTTTATTAGGTGTTTTTAGAGCCATGGGATTTGAACTTCGCCATGCTCCAGAGCCACAACTCGCTAGCTTTTTGACTTGGTTGCGAGGAGCGTTCTCCGGCAAAGGATTGTTGCCAGAAACTAAATAG
- a CDS encoding PAS domain S-box protein codes for MLRRPFFWHLFPSLLILTAVSAEGSYWLGKIGLQNWTGIHWALVLAIVVGSASLSYWLSQTLKRPIDILKIRIQKLAHDDLSASGDTARIIHREVHELALAVDEIAEHLDRRIKKITSRKQQQEAVFSSMAEGVMAVNSDRNIKFLNSAAAKILGIPNERQKGQGIEAVVRVPEIQDFVNLSLKADHPLEKEVELLGATSKHLQLRSSPLKSHDGTRNGTVLVFSDISRLKELESHRRDFVANVSHELRTPLTSIQGFAETLLTAEITDPEERRRFIKIIHRHAARLGSIIEDLLALSRIERGTEGQAIELSKMDVRSTVRSAIEMCEDRAQGLDIEIDCECEDEAVAAINAPLLEQAVVNLIDNAIKYSERGKHILVKVVPSPQDVRIIVLDHGIGITRKHLPRLFERFYRVDKARSRERGGTGLGLSIVKHVCLAHRGQVDVQSEPGKGSTFTIVLPTPH; via the coding sequence ATGCTTAGACGCCCGTTTTTTTGGCACCTTTTCCCATCTCTTCTTATTCTTACAGCGGTGAGTGCTGAGGGGTCCTATTGGCTTGGAAAAATCGGCCTACAAAATTGGACAGGCATTCATTGGGCACTGGTTCTTGCCATAGTCGTTGGCTCTGCGTCTCTGTCTTATTGGCTTTCGCAGACTCTTAAACGGCCTATCGATATATTAAAGATACGCATTCAAAAACTGGCCCATGATGATCTGTCCGCCAGCGGTGATACCGCCCGAATCATTCACCGAGAAGTGCATGAGTTGGCATTGGCCGTTGACGAGATTGCGGAACACCTAGATCGGCGAATTAAAAAAATCACCAGCCGCAAACAACAACAAGAGGCCGTATTTTCAAGTATGGCCGAAGGTGTGATGGCGGTAAACAGCGACCGAAACATCAAGTTTTTAAATTCAGCCGCAGCCAAAATTCTTGGCATCCCCAACGAACGCCAAAAAGGGCAGGGCATCGAAGCGGTCGTGCGTGTTCCTGAAATCCAGGATTTTGTAAACCTCTCCCTCAAAGCCGATCATCCCCTAGAAAAAGAAGTCGAACTGCTGGGAGCGACCAGTAAGCATTTACAGTTGCGCAGCAGCCCCCTGAAATCCCACGACGGCACCCGCAATGGGACTGTGCTCGTTTTTTCAGACATCTCCAGGCTTAAAGAATTAGAAAGTCATCGACGGGATTTTGTGGCCAACGTGTCCCATGAGCTCAGAACGCCGCTCACTTCAATTCAAGGTTTTGCAGAGACTCTGCTTACAGCTGAAATCACTGACCCTGAAGAACGACGAAGATTTATTAAAATTATCCACCGCCACGCTGCGCGCTTGGGGTCAATTATTGAAGATCTCTTGGCGCTTTCTCGAATTGAACGGGGCACCGAGGGCCAAGCCATTGAGCTTTCCAAAATGGATGTGAGAAGCACTGTGAGGTCGGCCATAGAAATGTGTGAAGACCGTGCCCAGGGGCTTGATATAGAAATTGACTGTGAATGCGAGGATGAGGCCGTAGCAGCCATCAATGCCCCACTTCTTGAACAGGCCGTGGTGAATCTCATCGACAACGCCATCAAGTACAGCGAAAGGGGCAAGCACATTCTGGTAAAAGTAGTCCCGAGCCCTCAAGATGTGCGCATTATTGTGCTCGATCATGGCATTGGAATCACCCGTAAGCACCTTCCCCGGCTTTTCGAACGGTTTTACCGTGTGGATAAGGCTCGCAGCCGCGAACGGGGCGGCACAGGTCTGGGGCTTTCCATTGTGAAACACGTTTGCTTGGCTCACCGCGGCCAAGTGGATGTACAAAGTGAGCCCGGCAAAGGCAGTACTTTCACCATTGTTCTCCCCACGCCTCATTGA